A window of the Lactuca sativa cultivar Salinas chromosome 7, Lsat_Salinas_v11, whole genome shotgun sequence genome harbors these coding sequences:
- the LOC111879801 gene encoding disease resistance protein RPV1 produces the protein MASASSSSSSSSSLLNHTCCHDVFLSFRGEDTRNSFTDHLYAALKRAGVRTFRDNDNIDRGQELKPEIERAIKESRASIVVLSEKYANSRWCLDELLLILEQRLSFNHFVLPVFYHVDPSDVRNQRRSFAIEVEEGVEGSKWTEYNVNRWKAALADVADLTGMVYSGSETEFITKIVGTIDSELDLKLVSTPAHLIGIDSRAIAINSWLEKEQSGDNVLAICGMGGSGKTTLAQFIYNSNKQKFGSSSYLEEIGKHSKQSDGLLGLQKQLLTDILGGNNIGSISNVSAGTRKVEDALLVKRALIILDDIDGHDQLDALLGTRASRTQSKIIITTRLLDIRAWFRSISWRCEVQESELLNDDESLQLLSFHAFGSKIPMKGFKELAVQLAKYCGGNPLALKVLGSSLFSDAEEPREKNSMIGVWRSTLNSLNSLKGDLDCKIQAILQKSFDSLPHASNKQLFLHIVFFFVGEYEGYVAKILEHEWHAKAGIRTLINRCLLTISPSKKLMVHQLLQEMARNIVLQESRDPAARSRVSQTDESYRLLRNGEGSKTIEGLALDMQKLHEGMTSNPSTLDTATLAKMDKLKLLKLEHVELKGSYKNFPELRWLYWTSFRLKKIPSSLFGSSLVAIHMSYGFLEKFEPPMVLNSLKILNLKWSFNLVNIRHLSRLPNLETLILSYCFRLSLTHVLETIRGLKKLSLLDFGGCNQPWKDGGMQASLLVPFPDSLKLLFLYRCSNPLTPLTNLKMLRVLDVSSCPNIKYLLCLPSTLEELCTSWCSSLEKITFESAGFRLRKFEYLGCGNLYEIQGLFKLVPLEYLDEADLGHMKWIKGYHDTKEMHICDDFTTYRSHRAVLYEYGIMSTYLARIRDQSMPTPKYMSLSAFLSFRVPSCPENGRICGLNITASYRGSGISLSASYRDKYTRALFAKVSNTSKGLTWMYNPVIYANVEVGEDAGWFSYWPIGNILDAGDEINVSIIVGDGWMVSRCGVSLVFMDDDDEVEPKYYKDYKKEEEIIGGALSEFELATGSYYLCRCDYFKSTTPDWFNMLVGDNIPRKDLHGWRKSHQSDYKTSYMEPFAYRDDPYSDWL, from the exons ATGGCGTctgcttcatcatcatcatcatcttcttcttctctgcTGAATCATACCTGCTGCCATGACGTTTTTTTAAGCTTTAGAGGTGAAGATACTCGTAATTCGTTTACAGATCATCTCTATGCAGCTTTAAAACGAGCAGGAGTTCGCACTTTTAGGGATAATGATAATATCGACAGAGGTCAAGAACTGAAGCCGGAAATCGAGAGAGCAATCAAAGAATCTAGGGCTTCTATAGTTGTATTGTCAGAGAAGTATGCGAATTCCAGATGGTGCCTTGACGAGCTGCTGTTGATCCTTGAGCAAAGGCTGAGCTTTAATCATTTTGTTTTACCGGTGTTTTACCATGTCGATCCCTCAGATGTCAGGAACCAGAGACGAAGTTTTGCAATAGAAGTAGAGGAAGGAGTAGAAGGGTCAAAATGGACAGAGTATAATGTCAATCGATGGAAGGCAGCCCTTGCAGATGTTGCTGATTTGACCGGAATGGTTTATTCGGG GTCTGAAACAGAGTTTATCACAAAAATTGTTGGCACAATCGACTCTGAACTAGATTTGAAACTAGTTAGTACTCCAGCTCATCTAATTGGAATAGATTCTCGAGCTATAGCTATCAACTCTTGGTTGGAAAAAGAGCAATCTGGTGATAACGTTCTAGCAATTTGTGGCATGGGAGGTAGTGGCAAGACGACTCTGGCCCAATTCATTTACAACTCAAACAAGCAAAAATTTGGAAGCAGCAGTTACCTTGAAGAGATTGGAAAGCACTCTAAACAGTCTGATGGTTTGCTTGGGCTACAGAAACAACTTCTCACAGACATTCTAGGGGGAAATAATATTGGAAGTATATCTAATGTATCTGCAGGGACAAGGAAGGTTGAGGATGCCTTACTAGTGAAAAGGGCGCTTATCATTCTTGATGATATTGATGGACATGACCAATTAGACGCCTTACTTGGAACAAGGGCTTCTCGTACCCAAAGCAAGATCATAATAACAACTAGGCTTTTAGATATACGTGCATGGTTCAGATCCATATCTTGGAGGTGTGAGGTGCAAGAATCTGAATTGTTGAATGATGATGAATCATTACAGCTTTTGAGTTTCCATGCATTTGGATCCAAAATTCCTATGAAAGGTTTCAAGGAGCTTGCAGTTCAGTTAGCAAAGTATTGTGGTGGAAACCCACTAGCTCTTAAAGTATTGGGTTCTTCTCTATTTTCTGATGCTGAAGAGCCAAGGGAGAAAAATAGCATGATAGGGGTTTGGAGAAGTACATTGAACTCACTGAATTCATTGAAAGGAGATCTTGATTGTAAAATCCAAGCTATACTACAAAAGAGCTTTGACTCACTACCACATGCCAGTAACAAACAGCTGTTTCTGCACATTGTTTTTTTCTTTGTTGGTGAATATGAGGGTTATGTGGCAAAGATATTGGAGCATGAATGGCATGCAAAGGCTGGGATCAGGACCCTCATTAATAGATGCCTTCTTACCATCTCACCAAGTAAAAAATTGATGGTGCATCAACTGCTTCAAGAGATGGCAAGAAACATAGTCCTTCAAGAGTCCAGAGATCCTGCAGCACGTAGTAGAGTCTCACAAACTGATGAATCTTATCGTTTGTTGAGAAACGGAGAG GGTTCAAAAACAATTGAAGGTCTAGCACTTGACATGCAAAAGCTCCACGAAGGGATGACATCAAAT CCATCAACCCTTGATACAGCTACACTTGCAAAAATGGACAAACTGAAATTGCTCAAGCTAGAACATGTGGAACTCAAGGGGTCCTACAAGAATTTTCCAGAATTGAGATGGTTGTATTGGACTAGTTTTCGTTTGAAAAAAATACCATCCAGCTTATTTGGGAGCAGCTTGGTGGCTATACATATGAGCTATGGATTTCTGGAAAAGTTTGAACCGCCCATG GTTCTTAATTCGCTGAAGATCCTAAATCTTAAATGGTCCTTCAATCTTGTCAATATCCGCCATCTTTCCCGACTTCCTAATCTCGAGACTTTGATTCTCTCGTACTGTTTCCGTCTCAGTCTGACTCATGTTTTGGAAACCATCAGAGGTCTTAAGAAGCTTTCTCTACTGGACTTTGGAGGGTGTAATCAACCTTGGAAAGATGGAGGAATGCAAGCATCATTGTTGGTCCCTTTTCCAGACTCGTTAAAGCTTTTGTTTCTCTATCGCTGCAGTAATCCGTTAACGCCACTTACCAATCTTAAAATGCTTCGTGTACTCGATGTGAGTAGTTGTCCAAATATAAAATACCTCCTTTGTCTCCCAAGTACTCTAGAAGAGTTGTGTACATCTTGGTGTTCTTCACTGGAGAAAATAACATTCGAATCCGCTGGGTTCAGATTGCGGAAATTTGAATATCTCGGTTGTGGAAACTTGTATGAAATTCAAGGCCTTTTCAAATTGGTGCCATTAGAATATCTTGATGAAGCAGATTTAGGACATATGAAATGGATCAAAGGATATCATGATACTAAGGAGATGCACATATGTGATGATTTCACAACATACCGTTCGCATAGAGCG GTGCTGTATGAATATGGTATAATGAGCACATATCTGGCACGCATAAGGGATCAAAGCATGCCAACGCCCAAATATATGTCGTTGTCTGCATTCTTATCCTTTCGTGTGCCTTCTTGTCCTGAGAATGGCAGAATCTGTGGATTAAACATAACCGCGTCATACAGAGGATCAGGCATATCTTTATCTGCATCATACAGGGATAAATATACGCGGGCTTTGTTTGCCAAAGTCAGCAATACAAGCAAGGGCCTTACTTGGATGTATAACCCTGTGATCTATGCCAATGTGGAAGTTGGAGAAGATGCTGGATGGTTTAGCTATTGGCCCATAGGGAACATATTAGACGCTGGAGATGAAATCAATGTGTCCATCATTGTGGGGGATGGATGGATGGTAAGCAGGTGTGGTGTCAGCCTTGTGTTcatggatgatgatgatgaagtagAGCCAAAATACTACAAAGATTACAAGAAAGAGGAAGAAATTATTGGAGGAGCTCTATCTGAATTTGAGCTGGCTACAGGAAGCTACTATCTTTGTCGTTGCGATTACTTCAAGTCAACCACTCCTGATTGGTTCAATATGTTAGTTGGTGATAATATTCCTCGTAAAG ATTTACATGGATGGAGAAAATCTCATCAGAGCGACTATAAAACATCATATATGGAGCCGTTTGCTTACAGAGACGACCCGTATTCCGATTGGCTCTAA